From Candidatus Dormiibacterota bacterium, one genomic window encodes:
- a CDS encoding acetyl ornithine aminotransferase family protein translates to MAGSPFPPDYPGDYPKITTPLPGPKAREFIARDARTVSQNLSKDVPLVVGRAQGMVVEDVDGNRFLDFAAGISTVSTGHCHPEVVKAVQDQAGRLLHICYTDFYYPVYIELCETLARLAPIRGDKRVFLTNSGAEAVETAVKLARLRTGRQKVVGFFGAFHGRTYGAMTLTASKPVQRKGYGPFVPEILHTHYAYCYRCPVNRDPQSCSVECLELLTETYFHHSVDPKEVAAILVEPIQGEGGFIPPHRDFLPRIQEICRVNGILLIADEVQCGMGRTGKMFAFEHYGIDPDMIILAKGIASGMPISAVIARDDVMKWNDGGHGSTFGGNPVSCAAAVATLRLLQEGLIENAAHVGSHLIGRLKSLQEKHRLIGDVRGLGLMVGIEVVSDRAKRTPAPRERHAVIERAFERGLLTLPCGASTIRLSPPLIARESDADKAVAILDAAFASV, encoded by the coding sequence GTGGCAGGCTCGCCGTTCCCGCCGGACTATCCTGGCGACTACCCGAAGATCACCACCCCGCTCCCGGGCCCGAAGGCCAGGGAGTTCATCGCGCGGGACGCCCGGACCGTCTCGCAGAACCTGAGCAAGGACGTGCCGCTGGTCGTGGGGCGGGCCCAGGGCATGGTCGTCGAGGACGTGGACGGGAACCGGTTCCTCGACTTCGCCGCGGGGATCTCGACGGTCTCGACCGGTCACTGTCATCCCGAGGTCGTGAAGGCGGTGCAGGACCAGGCCGGCAGACTCCTCCACATCTGCTACACCGATTTTTATTACCCGGTCTACATCGAGCTGTGCGAGACGCTGGCGCGTCTGGCGCCGATCCGGGGGGACAAGCGGGTCTTCCTCACCAACTCGGGGGCCGAGGCGGTCGAGACGGCCGTCAAGCTGGCGCGCCTCCGCACCGGGCGGCAGAAGGTGGTCGGCTTCTTCGGCGCCTTCCACGGCCGGACCTACGGGGCCATGACGCTCACCGCGAGTAAGCCGGTGCAGCGGAAGGGATACGGCCCGTTCGTTCCGGAGATCCTGCACACGCACTATGCCTATTGCTACCGCTGCCCCGTCAATCGCGACCCCCAGTCGTGCTCGGTCGAATGCCTCGAGCTTTTGACCGAGACGTACTTCCATCACTCGGTGGACCCCAAGGAGGTGGCGGCGATCCTCGTCGAGCCGATCCAGGGGGAAGGGGGCTTCATCCCGCCGCACAGGGACTTCCTGCCGAGGATCCAGGAGATCTGCCGCGTGAACGGCATCCTCCTGATTGCCGACGAGGTGCAGTGCGGCATGGGGCGGACCGGGAAGATGTTCGCCTTCGAGCATTACGGCATCGACCCCGACATGATCATCCTGGCGAAGGGGATCGCCTCGGGGATGCCGATCTCCGCCGTCATCGCCCGGGACGACGTCATGAAATGGAACGACGGCGGGCACGGCTCGACGTTCGGCGGGAACCCGGTCTCCTGCGCGGCGGCCGTGGCGACGCTGCGCCTGCTGCAGGAGGGGCTCATCGAGAACGCCGCGCACGTCGGGTCGCATCTCATCGGCCGGCTCAAGAGCCTTCAGGAGAAGCACCGCCTCATCGGCGACGTCCGCGGCCTCGGCCTGATGGTCGGGATCGAGGTCGTCTCCGACCGTGCGAAGCGCACCCCCGCCCCGCGCGAGCGCCACGCGGTCATCGAGAGGGCGTTCGAGCGCGGGCTCCTGACGCTGCCGTGCGGCGCGTCGACGATTCGCCTGTCTCCGCCCCTGATCGCGCGCGAGTCGGACGCCGACAAGGCGGTCGCCATCCTCGACGCCGCCTTCGCCTCCGTCTGA
- a CDS encoding sulfatase, whose protein sequence is MSRRVFPLLLMPLLLAGCGESARPNVLLIIFDTARADRFPFDGYTRPTTPNLMPIAAEGVVYTQAFSPAPWTVPAHASLFTGQYPSLHRTDCGSLRLPDQVTTLAETLQAAGYRTIGYTANPWLGRDYNFQQGFDTYGETWRDVPQESEDTGAGLTNDKVIRFLRWRADNPDAASQPFFLFINYFEPHLPYHPPEPERSRFLRPGADPAKVKRLSRLGHPDEMRYIVGLSDLTDDDMGVLNDLYDGEIAYTDRRAGEVLSVLREQGILDRTIVAIAGDHGENIGDHHMMDHKLSVHDTLLHVPLLLRYPPRIPGGRSIDTRVQMHDLYPTILGLAGVAPPQGAVVEAVPLPGTGLPGSGRPAEGPIVGEFVGPPLEFIKVMQDLFPGKDLSRYNRTLIALRYSGYKIQWGSDGRHALYHVDQDPGETTDLAATEPDRLQEMVRRVQDWLHRPARAATSAGRKASPR, encoded by the coding sequence TTGTCGAGACGAGTCTTTCCACTGCTCCTGATGCCGCTCCTGCTGGCCGGCTGCGGCGAGAGCGCGCGCCCGAACGTCCTGCTGATCATCTTCGACACGGCGCGCGCCGATCGCTTCCCCTTCGACGGCTACACGCGGCCCACGACACCCAATCTGATGCCGATCGCGGCCGAGGGGGTCGTCTACACCCAGGCCTTCTCCCCCGCGCCCTGGACGGTGCCCGCGCACGCCAGCCTGTTCACGGGGCAATACCCGTCCCTGCACCGGACCGACTGCGGGTCGCTGCGCCTGCCGGACCAGGTGACCACGCTCGCCGAGACGCTGCAGGCGGCGGGCTACCGCACCATCGGCTACACGGCCAACCCGTGGCTGGGGAGGGACTACAACTTCCAGCAGGGGTTCGACACCTACGGCGAGACCTGGCGCGACGTCCCGCAGGAGAGCGAGGACACGGGGGCGGGTCTCACCAATGACAAGGTCATCCGCTTCCTGCGCTGGCGCGCCGACAACCCGGACGCCGCCTCGCAGCCGTTCTTTCTCTTCATCAACTATTTCGAGCCCCACCTTCCGTACCACCCGCCCGAGCCGGAGCGCTCGCGGTTTCTCCGGCCCGGGGCCGACCCGGCGAAGGTGAAGCGGCTGAGCCGCCTCGGCCACCCGGACGAGATGCGCTACATCGTCGGTCTCTCCGATCTGACGGACGACGACATGGGGGTCCTCAACGACCTGTACGACGGCGAGATCGCCTATACCGACCGGCGCGCGGGGGAGGTCCTGTCGGTCCTGCGCGAGCAGGGGATCCTCGACCGAACGATCGTCGCCATCGCGGGGGACCATGGCGAGAACATCGGCGACCATCACATGATGGATCACAAGCTGAGCGTGCACGACACCCTCCTGCACGTCCCCCTTCTCCTGCGCTACCCGCCGCGCATCCCGGGCGGCCGGTCGATCGACACGCGGGTGCAGATGCACGATCTGTATCCCACGATCCTGGGTCTCGCCGGCGTCGCCCCCCCGCAGGGCGCGGTCGTGGAGGCGGTGCCGCTGCCCGGGACCGGGCTGCCCGGCTCGGGGCGGCCCGCCGAGGGGCCGATCGTCGGCGAATTCGTCGGTCCGCCTCTCGAGTTCATCAAGGTGATGCAGGACCTCTTCCCCGGAAAGGACCTGTCGCGCTACAACCGCACGCTGATCGCGCTGCGGTACTCCGGCTACAAGATCCAGTGGGGTTCCGACGGCAGGCACGCCCTGTACCACGTCGACCAGGATCCGGGAGAGACGACCGACCTGGCCGCGACCGAGCCGGACCGGCTGCAGGAGATGGTCCGGCGGGTCCAGGACTGGCTGCACCGGCCGGCGCGCGCGGCGACATCGGCAGGCCGCAAGGCCTCCCCGCGCTGA